In one window of Epinephelus fuscoguttatus linkage group LG20, E.fuscoguttatus.final_Chr_v1 DNA:
- the LOC125880764 gene encoding transcription factor Sox-9-A-like, whose protein sequence is MNLLDPYLKMTEEQDKCLSDAPSPSMSEDSAGSPCPSGSGSDTENTRPSENGLLGVDGEFKKDEDDKFPACIREAVSQVLKGYDWTLVPMPVRVNGSSKNKPHVKRPMNAFMVWAQAARRKLADQYPHLHNAELSKTLGKLWRLLNEGEKRPFVEEAERLRVQHKKDHPDYKYQPRRRKSVKNGQSESEDGSEPTHISPNAIFKALQQADSPASSMGEVHSPGEHSGSQGPPTPPTTPKTDVSSGKMDLKREGGLRSLPDGPGGRQLNIDFRDVDIGELSSDVISHIETFDVNEFDQYLPPNGHPGSASGPGNTTPVTYTGSYSISSGAPVSPQTGAAAAWLAKSQNQQGQQQQHTLTPLGSSGGSEAAQAQHRTQIKTEQLSPSHYTEQQGSPQHVTYSPFNLQHYSPPSSYPAISRAQQYDYPDHQGGSTAAASYYSHAGAGQGSGLYSTFSYMSSPSQRPMYTPIADNTGVPSIPQSSPQHWEQAPVYTQLTRP, encoded by the exons ATGAATCTCCTCGACCCTTACCTGAAGATGACGGAGGAACAAGACAAGTGTCTCTCTGATGCCCCGAGCCCGAGCATGTCCGAGGACTCTGCGGGCTCCCCATGCCCGTCCGGCTCGGGCTCCGACACCGAAAACACCCGGCCGTCTGAGAACGGGCTGCTAGGTGTGGACGGAGAGTTCAAGAAGGACGAGGACGATAAGTTTCCCGCTTGCATCCGCGAGGCTGTGTCCCAGGTGCTCAAGGGCTACGACTGGACCCTCGTGCCTATGCCAGTGCGCGTTAACGGATCTTCTAAGAACAAGCCTCACGTTAAGAGACCGATGAATGCCTTCATGGTGTGGGCTCAGGCTGCGCGGAGGAAGCTGGCTGATCAGTATCCACACCTGCATAACGCGGAGCTCAGCAAAACTCTGGGGAAACTCTGGAG ACTTCTCAATGAAGGAGAGAAGCGGCCGTttgtggaagaggctgagcgGCTCCGGGTTCAGCACAAGAAGGATCACCCCGACTACAAATACCAGCCCAGGCGGAGGAAGTCTGTGAAGAACGGACAGAGCGAGTCGGAGGACGGCAGCGAGCCGACGCACATTTCCCCCAATGCCATCTTCAAAGCTCTCCAGCAGGCGGACTCCCCAGCCTCCAGCATGGGAGAAGTGCACTCTCCTGGTGAGCACTCAG GCTCCCAGGGCCCCCCTACCCCTCCCACCACCCCAAAGACTGATGTCAGCTCAGGCAAGATGGACCTAAAGCGTGAAGGTGGCCTCCGCTCTCTGCCCGATGGCCCTGGCGGGCGCCAGCTCAACATTGACTTCCGCGATGTGGACATCGGTGAGCTGAGCAGTGATGTCATCTCCCACATTGAGACCTTTGACGTCAACGAGTTCGACCAGTACCTCCCACCCAATGGGCATCCGGGCTCTGCTAGCGGCCCTGGCAACACCACGCCAGTCACCTACACTGGCAGCTACAGCATCAGCAGTGGCGCCCCGGTCAGCCCGCagacaggagctgctgcagccTGGTTGGCCAAAAGCCAAAACCAGCagggacagcagcaacagcacacTCTGACCCCCCTGGGGAGCAGTGGAGGCTCTGAGGCAGCTCAGGCCCAGCACAGGACCCAGATCAAGACGGAGCAGCTGAGCCCGAGCCACTACACCGAGCAGCAGGGCTCCCCGCAGCACGTCACCTACAGCCCCTTCAACCTGCAGCACTACAGCCCCCCCTCCTCCTACCCGGCCATCTCCAGGGCGCAGCAGTATGACTACCCCGACCACCAGGGGGGCAGCACCGCCGCTGCCTCCTACTACAGCCATGCGGGGGCGGGGCAGGGCTCAGGGCTGTACTCGACTTTCAGCTACATGAGCAGTCCCAGCCAGAGGCCCATGTACACGCCCATAGCCGACAACACGGGGGTGCCCTCCATCCCTCAGAGCAGCCCACAGCACTGGGAGCAGGCTCCGGTTTACACCCAGCTCACCAGACCCTGA